Part of the Sphaerochaeta associata genome is shown below.
ATCGAACATCGTGAAATATTCTGCATATCCCGGCTATGATTGGGTTTTTCGTGGCTGTCAAACATATGACATATCAAGATTGTAATCCCTATATTTTTCGATTGATATACCTTGCATAGTAGGGATAAAAAGATGTTAGTCTAGAATTGTGATACTAAGATGACATAAGTTACGCATAAGATTTACCTTGTAATTCTTTGAAGAAATAAGATAATTGACCAATTTGTCTTATTTTTGTGCAAGTAATAGTATCCTATTTGGAAAAATATATTTTAGTGTTGACATAAGACTGTTGTGATACTACTATGCCATAAGTTGAACGCTACCAGCAGGGAGGGCCGGCACATGCAGACAATACATTCAGCACACTATCTTCAGCCTACGGCACTGCTGGATTTCGACAACATTGCCATACGGCACCTGCTCCACCAGAGAGGGTGGGCAAACCTGGAGTCGGTCTACGATCGTGTTGAAGCCGTTTATCAGTATGTAAAAGATGAGGTGCTCTACGGCTACTGCCCTGATTTTCAAATTCCTGCTTCCAAGGTCCTGAAACAGGGTATGGGAAGCAATCTGGACAAGACCATCCTCCTGATGGCGCTGTTGCGTGCATTAGGTATCCCTTGCCGGGTGCAAGCCGACCTAATCGACAAGGTCATTCATCGCGGCCTGCTTGGCTGGCTCGCTTACAAGCTGTGTCCCCCCGATATCTACCATACTGCAATGCAGATGTTCTACAATGGTCGTTGGTTGACCATCGAAGGGTATGCGGTCGACCGTTTCTACTTAGGCGAATTGCAGGCGATGTTTCCCGACTACAGCGGGAGTTTCTACGGGTACGGCATAGCCGTGCTGAACTTCCGCAATCCTCCCACCAGGTGGGAAGGAGGACAAACCTCCATCCAGGCCAAGGCCTTTGTCTGTGAGCTTGGTCTCTTCGATGACCCTGACACACTCTTCCAAGCCCATCCTGAAATCCACAAACGCTCCCGGACAAGGCTCTACCAGAGAGTTCTCAGACCCCGTTTGAACAAGCGTATTGCAGCGCTGAGGGGAAATCGGACGCCTCTTGCAAGCGGGTTCGTTGAACCACGATTACAAGAACTTTCAGATTTGAAGAGAAGCTGAACGCTTCAGTCATTGAATAAGTAGTAATCCAAACCAGTGGGCTGTATGGCATCTATACTTCCTACATCTACTGCTTTGTCACGACAAGTGATTGGTGAACAACACTGAAGCCGGTCATGCTCTGAGGAAATCAATGCGGACCACTTCTCCAGTCTTAGGGTCCTGACGGTATACCGAAGGGCCTTCTTCGTCATAGCCGTACCATAGTAATCGGGTGTAGGACGCGATTTTGGGATTGTCCGGGAGATGAAAAATCCGGCAATAGTCAAAAGGGGCTTCCAGCTTGACGCGAACATCGTAGTGTAACATTGCAATCCTAATCCTTGTGGTCAATCGACTGCACACTCTTCCTGCAAGGAATGAAGGCGATGGAAATGAGTGGGGTTGCTTCCCTGCTCTCCAAACTCCGAAACTCTTGCATCCATAGCCGTACCGTGTCGACACGCTCACTCGTAGGGTAGCGGAAAAAGAGGTTTTACACCTGTAGGAATTTCCTTACTTCATATGCCATGAGGGAATAGGCTGACAAGGACCAGATTGTCATGGAGGGGAATCCGGGAACAGGAAAGAGAGTCGGGTTGTTTGGGGGATGCAGGTGTCCGACGAACATGAATGAGCATGCCTGCTTTATGAATCTTTCCTGTTCTATGGACCTGTTGCTTTGTTGCGACATCTGGTTCCCACGTGTGTAGAAACAGGTCATGGGTAAAAATGAAGCAAGTCATTAACTTGTAGTGACAAGAAGAAACTCTGGACGCACCCCCGTGTCTTTCCTCTGCCAAGAGCATTGAATAACCACGAGTTGAAAGGGTAAAGAAGCGTTAAAAAATTATAGAAAAAGAACATAAATGCTTTTATGGAAGTAATTGAAGGCAACCTGAAGGCCAAAACCTCCGGTTGCGCGAGTGTATGATTCCTGTTGACTTCCTCTTGGTAGGATGATGTATTGATACTACAAGTTAAAAGGAGATCTTATGAAAAAGGTACTTGGAATACTGGTATTGAGTCTTGTAGTTGTCGGCAGCCTGTTTGCCGGAGGGCAGACAGAGGCAGCTGCACAGGCGTACAAGGATACAACCGGCAAAACGGTTTCCATCGTGATTCAGGGAAGAGCGAACTATCGCAGCGCCTACAACACCACCCTGCTTGCAGGCAGCAAGGACTTTGTGGTCTGTAAATCCTATTTCTTTCATTTCCTTCGGCTCAAATGCCAGGTAGCTGCGTTCTCGTCGGCTCGGATGTCGGTGACAGCTTCTCCTCCTCGGCCTTGCTCCCCACCGTTTTTACTCGAAGCCAATCTACAAGTACTATTCTTTGGAGCCCACTAGTATGGAAAAAACAACATCGCAACGACTTTTCTCCTGGTTCGATGACCGGATCCACATTGTTTTCATCATTCCTGCCATGGCAGTATTGCTTGGCTTGGTGGTGTATCCGCTCTTCTTCAACGTAAACCTCAGCCTGCACAAGGTGAATATGCTCAACTTCACCTCCAGCAATTGGAAGTTTGTCGGACTGGACAATTTCATCAAGACGTTGGGGGACAAGACGGTCACCGATGCACTGGTCTGAACGTTTGTCTTCATGCTGGTCACCGTCACCGGCCAGCTGGTATTGGGCATGATCGGTGCCCTCACCCTGAACACCGCCCTGAAGGGCAGGGGCCTTCTGACGGTGGTCGTCCTCATTCCGATGATGATGACCCCCGTGGCGGTAGGCCTGTTCTGGCGGATGCTGCTGAACAACCAGTGGGGGATCATCAACTACTTCCTCAGCCTCTTCGGCATCGATGCAATTCCCTGGCTGAGCCAATCGACGTTCGCCTTCATATCGGTGTGCATGGTACAGATCTGGTGGGGGGTGAGCTTTGTAATGCTGGTGCTGCTCGGAGGCCTGAGTGCACTGCCTCCCGAGCCCTTTGAGGCTGCCCAGGTCGATGGGGCAGGGCGCTGGCGCTCCTTCACCCTCATCACGCTGCCGTCGCTGAGCCCGGTCATTTCGATCGTGGTCATGCTCAGGGCGATTGACGCCTTCCGTGAGTTCGACATCATCTACACCCTCACCCAAGGGGGACCCGGGGTGTCCACGCGGGTGTTCTCATTGCAGCTGTACTTGACCTCGTTCGAGAGTCAGGACTTCAGTACGGGTGCCGCCCAGGCGCTCATACTGACCACCATCACGCTCCTGCTTGCAAGCAGGTTGATCCGTTCCATGTCGGGGGAAAGCAATGGTTAATTTGGAAATCGGCAAATCACGGTACAAGCATGTGCCGGCTTATATTGTAGCTGCCTTCATTGTGTTCATGCTCGCCCTCCCTCCCTTCTGGATGATCCTCACCTCCATCAAGACAGGGCGCGATGTCTTCTCGATCCCCCCGAAGTGGCTCTTCATCCCGAGCTTGGAGAATTACAAGGTAATCTTCTCCTCCTCAGCGTTCTCCAAGGTGGTGCTCAATACCGTCATCGTAGCCTCGTTTGCAACGGTCATCACCCAGCTGTTCGGCTCCATGGCGGCCTTCAGCATCTCCCGCTACCACACCGGCGGCAAGCCGATGTTGTACGGTACGCTCATCATGCGCGTTCTGCCGCCGGTGGTCATCGCTCTTCCCCTGTTCATTATGTTTGCAAAGCTGGGGATCATCGACACCATTGAAGGCCTCATCCTGGCCTATGTGGGATTCCTGCTTCCCAATACCATCTGGCTCTTGATCTCCTTCTTCGACGGGATTCCCAAGAGCATCGAGGAGGCGGCCCGCATAGACGGGTGTTCCAACCTCTACTCCTTCTTGCACATCTCCCTGCCTCTGGCCCGGTCGGGAATGATCGTGACCAGTGTGTACAACATCACCGGAGCATGGAACCACTTCTTCTACGCCCTGATCCTGGCTCCGACCAAGACGCGGGTGCTTTCGGTGGAAGCCTCCCAGTACGTCGGTGAGTACGTGGTGCACTGGGGGCAGATCGCCGCCATCGCATCGGTGCTCATCCTCCCCCCGGCCATCCTGATTTTCATCATCCAGAAGCACCTCGTCGGTGGACTGACCTTGGGAGGTGTGAAAGGGTAGGTAAGAGGGCTGTTAAGTAAATTACTTGAAAGAGATGATCTTGATCACAAACTCGAACTTGTCGGCTCGCATCACCGTATGGGCGAACTCAAAAGGGGTGCCCCCGATCAGCGAGGTCGATTCGGTCCTGCAGCATACCGCCCCCTTCTCCAATCCGATGAGGTGTGCATCCTCACTGTTGTACTCACCGACGGTGAGGATGATGGGGCTGGGATTGGGTTCCTGCAGGAAGGCATCACGCATGTACGAGTAGATGGAGAAGTTGTCGTCCAGGGACTCCTGCAGGAGCCTGCTGCCATACTCCCACTTGATGTGGGACCACGTGATGGCGATGGGGTTGCCGTCGATGATGCGCAGGCGCTTGATGAAGACCACCTTGGAGAGTTCGGGAATCCCAAGCTTCTCCGCCACGCTGAGGTCGGCGTTCACCGTCCTGAGCTGGAGGATTTTGGAGGAGTGGGAGACCGACTTGTTGGACGTGATGCTGCCAAAGAAGGTATTGGAGGCGCTCAGGTCCTGTACGAGTTTCTTGGGGGAGACGAAGGTGCCCTTGCCTTGCTGGCGATGGATGTACGACTCGTTCTGGAGGATCTGCAGTGCTGCGATGACGGTGGTCCGGCTCACCTTGTACAGGTCGCAGAGTTCTGCTTCGGAGGGGACGGTGTCGCCGGGTTTCAGCTCATTGTTCTGAATCATTTTCTTGATTTTCTCAGCAATCTGGTACTTGAGGGGGATGGTCCCACTGGTCATATTTCGTCCTCCAACAAGTAAAAATCATACTGTAGTATCGAAAAACTGTAAATATTGAATAGGAGTAATAACATGACAACATTACAACTGAATACCGAGCGCAAGCTTTTACTCGGTGCGATCCACCTCCCTTCCTTTTTGGGGGCGGTCGATCGCAGCCGCTTTGAGGCGATCCAGGCTTATGCCTTGCGCAATGCCAGGATCTTTGCCGAGGGTGGGTTTGACGGGGTGTTCCTGCAGGATCAGACCGAGGGACCCTCTACCGCTCAGTCCATTGCGATGCTTTCAGCCCTTACCCGCTATGTGTCCAGCCAGGTCGACTCGATCGCCTTGGGTTCGCAGATGGAGTGTGATGAGGCCGAGCCCATTCTGGCTGTCGCCCATGCCAGTGCGGCTTCGTTTGTCCGCATCAAGGCGTATGTCGGGACCATGATCAAGGACCGCGGTCTTGTGCAGGGTCAGTGCCATACTGCCTACTCCTATAAGAAGACCCAGGGGATCGAGGCCCTGATCTTCGCCGATATCTTCGACCGCTGCGGCGTTCCCCTCGGTGACTTGAGCCTGGTCCAGGCTGCCAAGTTCGCCCTGCAGAAGGGTGCCGATGGTCTGGTTATTACGGGAAAGGATTATGAGCAGACCCTTGAGATGCTCTCTGAAGTGAAGAAGGCTTTCCCCCAGGCGAAGGCGATCTGCGGGGGCAGTGTGACCAAGCAGAACATACAAGAGGTGTTCAGCATCGCCGATGGCGCGATCGTGAGCTCCTCGCTGAAGAGCGATACCGACTCCGAGAGCTGGAGTGTGGTGAAGATCAAGGACCTGGTTGCCCATGCCCGAAGGTAAGAACAATTCCAGGCTCCCCTTTGCCCTGATCCTGTGCGGGGGATTCTTCTTCTTTGCCAACAACCATATGCTCACCATTGCGATTCCCCTGTATCTGGATTCGCTTGGCGCAAGCATGACCCTCATCGGCTACAGCAGTGCAGCCATGGGGGCGCTTGCCTTTGCCTTTCGGTTTGTCTGCCCGCCCTTGTTCAGGAAGGTCGGCTTTACCAGGATCCTCTTTGCTTCCCACACCTTTCTCTGCCTTATCACAGCCCTCCTGCTCATTGCTGACCATCCTGTGCAGGTGTTCCTGATACGGACCGTATATGGCATTCCTCTTGCCCTGTTTCCAATCTACTACCTGCTACTTGTACGTAAGGTTTCCAAGAGCAGCTCCCAGCTTGTCTCCTATACCAGCATTGCCGGCTATGCAATGCCGCTCTCCTTGGCTGTTTCACCCTTCATTGCCGAGTTCCTTGTCACCCGCTACTCCTTCTCTGCCGCCTATGGCGCTGCCTTTGCAGTAAGCGTTCTCAGCTTGGTCTGCATGCTTGCAGGCTCGGCCCTGGTTCATAGCAACCGTGAGCTCGAAGCACTGCCTACGCAAGAAAGAACCAAGGCCGGCCTGCCGGTCAGGTACCCCATCCTCTGCTATGTCTACCTCGGCATTGTCGATATCATCGTCCTTGGTTTTCTGCCGTTGTATGCGGTGACAGTGGGTCACTCGTTCTCGTGGTACTTTCTGCTCTTCGCTTCTGCGATGGTTCTCAGTCAGAGCCTGCTGCGTTCAAGAAAGGTGCTTGAACACAGCAAGGCATACCTGCGTATCGGCTATGGTGCGTTGGTTCTCTGTTTGCTGGTCATCACCCTCCCCAAGATCGGCTTGGTGCTTTCCGCTGTGTGTTTCGGCCTTGGTTTCAGTCTCGTAGAGACGGTGACCAATGCCGTCGTGATCGGTTCAATGACCAGCGAAAAGGAGACTTCCTTGATCAACTACCAGCAGATTTCCATCAGCATCGGCAGAACCCTTGCACCCTTCCTCTTCGGCCTTGCCATCGACTCCTTTGGGTACAACCTCTCCTTCCTCGTGGCAGGCTTGTTGGGGTTTGTCATGGTTGCCTTGGTTGGAAGAGACAAGCAAGCACCTAACACCCAATATATGAAAACGCCCGTTTAACAAACTCAGTCAAGCTGATCTCATACGCATCACAGTATGAGTACAGCGTCGTTACCGTAGGATAGTTCTCATAGCGCACACCTTCGCGCATGCAGAGGGTGTGCACATTGAAGGGCGTAAGCTTCTCCAGCGTTCGCAAAGAGAACCCGCACTCAATCCGATAGGAGCGCAACGCCATGGAGATATGCCTTGGTTGAAGATCGATGATCTGGTTCAGATGCTCTGCTAAAGAGCCGTCCTGATTCCTAATTCTTGACTCTTGAGGGTTGAGGGTTGAGGGTTGAGGGTTGAGGGTTGAGGGTTGAGGGTTGAGGGTTGAGGGTTGAGGGTTGAGGGTTGAGGGTTGAGGGTTATAGCCGCGCGAACCAACCTCTGCCAAGGCCAGATAGGAGAAAACGTTGAACCTGAGAGCATGGCAGAGTCGTAGGATGGTGTCCAGCTTTGGTGTCCAATCGCTATTGGTTGTAATGGCCAGCAGCCACCTGGGATTCGCGTTGGTTCGCGCGGCTAATTCTTCCAGGCTTACGTTCCTGGTTTCCATGATGGTTACGAGTGCTTGTTGAAAATGCATTGAGGTTACCTCCGAGGTTAGTTGTTAGCTCCTAAGGAGGAAAGGATCAGTGTTTGCTTCAGCAAAAAGAGGAAATGATTTTCTTTGTAATGGTGGTCTGCAAATCTTAGTTCTTGTATTTTCTTCGGCACAAATGTCGGGTAGCTGCGTTCTCGTCGGATCAGATACACGGAGTATCCTCTCCTCCTTGGCCTTGCTACTCACCATTTTTACTCGAAGCCAATGTGCAAGTACTAATATTTACTGCCCACTGGGAAACGTAGAGCCAAGCTATGACACAGTTGTTGTCTAGGGTTTTGAGATGCTGGATAAACCAGATGGCTTGCTTGCGTGCTTTTTGCTGTATCGTGTAATTCTGACGGTACTTACTTGGTGGTTTTTGTGTGCTGAGAGGGTTGTTTTGTCGTGCTCGGCTGTAGGAAATTCCTTACTTGTTTTCTGGTAGAAGGGCTAATTTCTTTACTGATAGACATACTATGTTGTCTATGAATTGTTACATTTTTTGCATAGTTGTAATGAAAATCGTGCGTTTTCTGTTGAAGCAAATCAGAAGCAGTGCTACTATGTCATTCAAAGCCGGGGTGGTTTGCTCAATCTTCTGTCATACTCGTAACTATTACCTTGGTTGCAGGTTTTCTTTTGTAACACACAGCGCTTCTTGTTCTGCTGTGGTTGCAGGAAGAATATACATCGCGTTTGTTTCGGCAGCCGGTGTGTAGCGCAAGGCTTCTTCTGCGATGCATTCCTTCTGGTCTGCTATGGCGAAGCTTTGTCTGCAAGGCCTGCGGTGAAATACACATTATCAAGTAATTTCTTCCACCTTCATTTCAAAGTGAATCCCTTTGAAAATGGGGTGTTTCATAGATAATGTTCAGAAAATGAACATTGTATACATTTTATAGCACTCATATATTGCCTTCGAGCGGAAACGATGCGTAGCAAGGCTGAGGAGGAGAAGATACTTGGTGTATCTGATCCGACGAGAAACGCGGCTACCCGGCGTTTATGCCGAAGAACATATACGTAGTAGTCTTTTACAGAACACAAGAACATAGGGGGCAGTAAAGACTGGTAAATAATAGTCTTTATAGCCCACAAAAAAAAGAATATGTTAACAGAACATACATCCAAGGAATTTTCCATTCTTTCTTACATTGATCAGAACTCAGATGCAACTCAACGTCAGTTGTCTGAGCATGTTGGTGTGTCCTTGGGTACGATTAATATTCTCGTTAAGCGCCTGGTTAAGAAGGGTCTCTTGAAGATAGAGCGTATGCAGCCCAATTCCATTCGCTACTTCCTCACTCCCAGTGGACTTGCGAATAAGTTGGAGAGGACGTATGGGTATATAGTGAGGATGTATAGGGAGCTGCTGGTTTACCAGCAGCAGATAGCTGTTGCGGTGAGTATAATCCAGAAAGCAAACCCAAGAAAGAAGGTTTGCTTTTACGGGCCGAATGATGAGATTTCCCAATTGATCGAGGCAGTCCTCGATACAACCGAGTTGCCAGCTGAACTATATAAAGAGCACTCACTGAGTACTTTCACACAAATGTTTTCACCTTCTGATATCGTGCTTCTTGTTTGGAATATGGAGGATGAAACCGCGCTCAAGGAGCGAGGATTCATTTGCGAGAACCTTCTCTCTGTTTTGCATGTCTAGTAAGGAATATATACATGGAATTACATAAGCCCATTCCTTTTTCTCCTCCTGATATTACCCAAGAAGAGATTGATGAAGTTGTTGATGCCTTGAGGTCGGGGTGGATTACCACTGGACCTAAGACAAAGCTCTTTGAGAAGCATCTTGCAGCATTCTGCAATACGAGTACTGTGTGTTGTTTAAACTCAGCTACTGCAGCGCTTGAATTGGCTCTGATTCTCATGGGTATCGGCCCAGGTGATGAAGTCATCACCAGCGCCTATACCTATACAGCTTCGTGCAGTCCTATTATTCACGTAGGGGCTACTCCGGTTCTTGTCGATGTTGCTCCTGATTCCTTCCTCCTGGATTATGATGCGGTAGGAAGAGCCATTACCAAGAAAACGAAGGCTGTTATTCCGGTAGATCTCGGTGGTGTCATGTGTGACTATGATCGGCTCTATCAGGTATTGGAAGAAAAGAAGTCTCTGTATACTCCCAATTCACCGGTTCAGGCTGCGTTTGATAGAGTTATGGTTCTTGCTGATAGTGCTCATGCTATTGGTGCTACGTATAAGGGAAAAAAGGCTGGAGAAGTCGCTGACTTCACAGCCTTTTCTTTTCATGCGGTGAAGAACCTCACTACTGCTGAAGGTGGTGCCCTCACTTGGATAGACCGAACGGGGTTGGACAATCCTGCTCTCTACCATGAACTTCAGTTGCTCTCGCTCCATGGTCAAAGCAAGGATGCCTTAGCCAAGACCAAGTTCGGCGCTTGGGAGTATGACATTGTTGGGCCTTATTACAAGTGCAATATGACTGACATTATGGCTGCTCTTGGATTAGTGCAGCTAAAAAGGTATCCAGAGATTCTGAAGAGAAGAAGACAGATTATAGAGATGTATGACGAAGGTCTGAAGGATTTGCCTGTTACTTCTCTTGTTCACTATACAGACACCTATGAATCGAGTGGACATCTCTATTTGATGAGGATCGATGGATATTCGGAACAGCAGAGGAATGCGTTTATAGCAAAAATGGCAGAAGCCAATATTGCTACCAACGTGCACTATAAGCCTCTTCCTATGCACTCTGCATACAAGAAGCTTGGCTTCAAGATAGAAGACTTCCCAAACACCTACAAGCAATTTCAGAATGAAGTGACACTGCCGTTGCATACGTGTTTGAAGGATGAAGAGATTAGGTATCTATTGCAGACTATTAGAAGCTTGCTTACTAGGTGATGCTGTATGTTGGTTAAGCGATG
Proteins encoded:
- a CDS encoding transglutaminase domain-containing protein; amino-acid sequence: MQTIHSAHYLQPTALLDFDNIAIRHLLHQRGWANLESVYDRVEAVYQYVKDEVLYGYCPDFQIPASKVLKQGMGSNLDKTILLMALLRALGIPCRVQADLIDKVIHRGLLGWLAYKLCPPDIYHTAMQMFYNGRWLTIEGYAVDRFYLGELQAMFPDYSGSFYGYGIAVLNFRNPPTRWEGGQTSIQAKAFVCELGLFDDPDTLFQAHPEIHKRSRTRLYQRVLRPRLNKRIAALRGNRTPLASGFVEPRLQELSDLKRS
- a CDS encoding carbohydrate ABC transporter permease, coding for MLVTVTGQLVLGMIGALTLNTALKGRGLLTVVVLIPMMMTPVAVGLFWRMLLNNQWGIINYFLSLFGIDAIPWLSQSTFAFISVCMVQIWWGVSFVMLVLLGGLSALPPEPFEAAQVDGAGRWRSFTLITLPSLSPVISIVVMLRAIDAFREFDIIYTLTQGGPGVSTRVFSLQLYLTSFESQDFSTGAAQALILTTITLLLASRLIRSMSGESNG
- a CDS encoding carbohydrate ABC transporter permease, producing the protein MVNLEIGKSRYKHVPAYIVAAFIVFMLALPPFWMILTSIKTGRDVFSIPPKWLFIPSLENYKVIFSSSAFSKVVLNTVIVASFATVITQLFGSMAAFSISRYHTGGKPMLYGTLIMRVLPPVVIALPLFIMFAKLGIIDTIEGLILAYVGFLLPNTIWLLISFFDGIPKSIEEAARIDGCSNLYSFLHISLPLARSGMIVTSVYNITGAWNHFFYALILAPTKTRVLSVEASQYVGEYVVHWGQIAAIASVLILPPAILIFIIQKHLVGGLTLGGVKG
- a CDS encoding GntR family transcriptional regulator, with the protein product MTSGTIPLKYQIAEKIKKMIQNNELKPGDTVPSEAELCDLYKVSRTTVIAALQILQNESYIHRQQGKGTFVSPKKLVQDLSASNTFFGSITSNKSVSHSSKILQLRTVNADLSVAEKLGIPELSKVVFIKRLRIIDGNPIAITWSHIKWEYGSRLLQESLDDNFSIYSYMRDAFLQEPNPSPIILTVGEYNSEDAHLIGLEKGAVCCRTESTSLIGGTPFEFAHTVMRADKFEFVIKIISFK
- a CDS encoding BtpA/SgcQ family protein, translating into MTTLQLNTERKLLLGAIHLPSFLGAVDRSRFEAIQAYALRNARIFAEGGFDGVFLQDQTEGPSTAQSIAMLSALTRYVSSQVDSIALGSQMECDEAEPILAVAHASAASFVRIKAYVGTMIKDRGLVQGQCHTAYSYKKTQGIEALIFADIFDRCGVPLGDLSLVQAAKFALQKGADGLVITGKDYEQTLEMLSEVKKAFPQAKAICGGSVTKQNIQEVFSIADGAIVSSSLKSDTDSESWSVVKIKDLVAHARR
- a CDS encoding MFS transporter; the encoded protein is MPEGKNNSRLPFALILCGGFFFFANNHMLTIAIPLYLDSLGASMTLIGYSSAAMGALAFAFRFVCPPLFRKVGFTRILFASHTFLCLITALLLIADHPVQVFLIRTVYGIPLALFPIYYLLLVRKVSKSSSQLVSYTSIAGYAMPLSLAVSPFIAEFLVTRYSFSAAYGAAFAVSVLSLVCMLAGSALVHSNRELEALPTQERTKAGLPVRYPILCYVYLGIVDIIVLGFLPLYAVTVGHSFSWYFLLFASAMVLSQSLLRSRKVLEHSKAYLRIGYGALVLCLLVITLPKIGLVLSAVCFGLGFSLVETVTNAVVIGSMTSEKETSLINYQQISISIGRTLAPFLFGLAIDSFGYNLSFLVAGLLGFVMVALVGRDKQAPNTQYMKTPV
- a CDS encoding winged helix-turn-helix transcriptional regulator, producing MLTEHTSKEFSILSYIDQNSDATQRQLSEHVGVSLGTINILVKRLVKKGLLKIERMQPNSIRYFLTPSGLANKLERTYGYIVRMYRELLVYQQQIAVAVSIIQKANPRKKVCFYGPNDEISQLIEAVLDTTELPAELYKEHSLSTFTQMFSPSDIVLLVWNMEDETALKERGFICENLLSVLHV
- a CDS encoding DegT/DnrJ/EryC1/StrS family aminotransferase — translated: MELHKPIPFSPPDITQEEIDEVVDALRSGWITTGPKTKLFEKHLAAFCNTSTVCCLNSATAALELALILMGIGPGDEVITSAYTYTASCSPIIHVGATPVLVDVAPDSFLLDYDAVGRAITKKTKAVIPVDLGGVMCDYDRLYQVLEEKKSLYTPNSPVQAAFDRVMVLADSAHAIGATYKGKKAGEVADFTAFSFHAVKNLTTAEGGALTWIDRTGLDNPALYHELQLLSLHGQSKDALAKTKFGAWEYDIVGPYYKCNMTDIMAALGLVQLKRYPEILKRRRQIIEMYDEGLKDLPVTSLVHYTDTYESSGHLYLMRIDGYSEQQRNAFIAKMAEANIATNVHYKPLPMHSAYKKLGFKIEDFPNTYKQFQNEVTLPLHTCLKDEEIRYLLQTIRSLLTR